ATTCCTTAACCGAATCTACGATGCTGGATTAATGGTTCGCCGAGTTAACATTCGGAAGGTCATGGCGTTTCCCGGAACTGAGATGGAAGAAACAGGAACAGCAGTACTTGAGGAACACGAACAGAAGTATCAAGCGTATAAGCGTCGGGTTCGGGAAACAATTGATAATCCCATGTTACAGCGAGTCGCCCCTGCTGGAACGATCCTGCCCAACGTGCGATTCGAATACCATGAAGATGGGAAAACATTTGGCCGGCAGCCAGGCACCTACTCACTGTTAGTTGGACTTCCAGGGGAGTATGAGTTGGATGTGTTTCAGGATGTCGTCGTCGTTGACCACGGGTACCGATCAATTACAGCCGTTCCGTATCCTCTTGACGTTAATACTGCATCGATGGACGAGTTAACGGCAATTGACGGCATCGGAAAACAGCGTGCTGGCGATATTATCGTTAACCGACCATACAGAACGCTGGACGACGTACCTGTTGATATTGATCTGTCCTCATTTATGACAGTACCAGATACAACAAAAGTGACCAACCAACCCAAGTAGCCAGCCAACAAACATACATAATCTGACGGCCATTTGTGTGGATATGAACAAATGAACGGATTCCCAAGTCTTGTCCCAGCGTACCAATTTTACGATGCACAGACAAATGAAGCAGTCCGAGATGTAGTACCAGAGCCAATTATATGGCTGCTGACACACGTTACACATCTTGGTGACGGCGCAGTCTTAGTTGTCCTTGGAGTTACATTGTATTGGTTTGGTGCTGGAGACCGCCGTCAACGGGCGTTTGTACTTGCGATAGCAACTGCATCGCTGGCGGTGGCAGCAGGGATTAAGGGTATTTTTGCAATTCCACGACCAGAGACAGCATTTACCCCACTCGAGTATCCGGGCTACAGTTTCCCAAGTGCACATGCACTGGGGGCAGCAGCAATATACGGAACGCTTGCAGTTGTATTAAACATCTGGACGAAACGTACACGAATACTGATAGCTGGAATCGTGATTATTACCGTGATGCTCTCACGAGTCGTGATTGGAGTTCACTACGTTGAGGATGTTATTGTAGGAGCACTTCTTGGAACGGGGCTAGTTTTGATTGGAATGTATTTCAATCGGAACCCATACTCTGTTTTCACATTCGCACTGGTTATATCAGCAGTTGCATTTGTGATCGGATCGCGAGAATTCACGACACTGGCATTCGGAGCATCGATCGGTGGGATGGTCGGCTGGCAATATGTCAGAGATCAGGAGTTCTCCTCGTCAGGTGCTGCGATCGCTGTATCTGGGATACTGGCGATTCCTCTTATGCTTGGGTTCCGAGGGGTTGAGCTTCTGCTATTTAGCCACTGGCCGACAGAGATTTTCATGTATGCCGTACTCACAGCATTTGTGCTGGCAGTTCCTGTGTGGGCCAAGCAAGTCGAAGACTGGACAGCTGTGAATCGACTACAGGACTCGGTATTTAGCAGACGTCAGCCGAATATTCCAGAGATGGATGACTGATTAGCTGACCGGTTCCGGTTCAATAACCTCTGCAACGGCAAAGTTCGGTTTGACCTCTGTGATCTCAACCTTGACCCGGTCCCCCATATCAGTATCTGGAACAATAATTACGTATCCTCGTTCAACACGCGCTATTCCGTCACCTTGTTTCCCGAGATCTTCTATTTCAAGATATCGTGTTTCACCAATTTCTACCGGCGGCTGTGGCTGATCAGGCGCAGTAGATGAGGATTGTGGCTGTTCGTCATCGCTAAGATGATCTAAAAGCGCAACCCGATAGATCTCATTTGGAGAAACGGTTTCTGCATCGATTTCTCTGCGAGGTATTTCAATAACGTATTTATCCGATTTCTCTTCGACACGAGCACTGAACAAACAAAGTAGGTTATCAGACATATCCACGATTTAAGCCCCTCTAATAGCTATCAGTCGAGGGAATCGTAAAGTATTATCGACTATTGCAATCTCTCAAACAAGTCTGTCAACGCTTGAGTTGCGACATGCTGTTTAACCTCTCTTCGGTCTCCATTAAAGACATACCTAGACACAGAAACTGTAGACTCTCCAGAGTCCCACGGAGCAGCATATGCAATACCAATGTAGGCGGTACCGACGGGATTTTGTTCAGTTCCACCAGCTGGTCCTGCAATTCCAGTTGTCGCAATTCCCCACGTCGTGTCAGCTCGGTCTCGAATACCACGAGCCATTGCTTTTGCTGTTTGTTCGCTAACTGCCCCGTGTTCGTCGAGTGTTTCTCGGGGAACAGCCAGCTCTCGGAGTTTTGAGCCGTAAGCATAGGTGACATATCCCCGATCAAAATAATCGCTGGCGCCTGGAATATCCGTCAGCCTAGATCCAATTAGTCCGCCGGTACAAGACTCTGCAACAGCAACAGTTTCATCTCGGTCACGGAGTCGATCACCAACGCGTTTTTCGATAGCATCGCTTGTACTGGTCATATTTAATATTATCAGTCATCCCGAATACAAGTTATTCTTACCGTCGGGGATTGTGGTCAGCATGATAATATATTCAGGGCTCAAAGGTTCGTCCATCAGGATGTTTTAGCCCTTCTGAGTCATAGACAGCTGGTTCATCCGTCGTATGAGGATTTGTACTGTACTGTTCTTGAACAGCTAAGGACTCTCGCCGATCAGTAATCGCTCGCTGTTTAATTTGCTTTGCAAGCTTACGAGCATCTTCACGGGAAATGTCATTCTCTAGCCCCGGACACTCAGACGCATAGAGGTGATCATGTGATATCCGCTGGTCATCATGCTCAAAGTCAATATCGAATGGATAGGTTTGACAAATCAGCGGACGCTGCTCATACACACTGCACTCGCCATCCGCATAGAACGTGCAGTCACCGCAGTCATCAACCTGCAATGCCCACTCGAGCGTGTCGGCGCCAGTCTCAAAACCAAACGGCATCGGACGAGCAATATCTTCCCAGTCACGTTCCGCTGTTTTGAGGTCTCGAACTTCATCTGGGAAAATTATGGCTGTGTGAGGAGCATTCTCTTCTGCAGTGCAGCATGCACCACATTGAGTGCACTCAAACCCAATATCAACGATCGCCTCAGCTAGAGCGTCAACATTCAGACTTTCCGCCATCGCTAATTCTTCATGTAAGGTTGGCATAATATTCTAGCAAATGCTGTTGTTGCTATTAGCCGCGAACGTTACTAAAGTACATCGACGAAAAATCTCGATCTGAAGGGGAGAGATATACCGGATGAAAATCCGCGACAACAACGTTTTTCGGTTTAGGGAGAATACCGTGGTGCATGACCGACGAAAATACAGAAGAAAGTGAAGCGGACAACGAAGAGAAGTCGTTCCGAGAGCGAGTAGAAGAGATTCGTCAACAGCGAGAAGAAGAAAGCGATGAGGAACGACGTGAACGAATGGAAGATATGATGGGTGGCGGCGGTGGCCCAGGCGGCGGCCCAGGCGGAATGGGAGGGAACCCATTTGCACAGATGATGGGCGGCATGATGGGCGGTGGCGGCCCAAGCGGTCCTGGTGGAGCCCCAGGACAGCAAGCAGAAGAAGGCGGTAACGAAGAGGTCGTTCGAGAACTGCGACAACTGCGAGACGAGGTTCGTGACGTAACCCGACAACTCCAGCGAATTGCTGACGAACTTGAAGACAACTAATCCCGGATGTCGACAGCGCGAATCGCAAAAGAACGGATTGTGCGGCTTGAAACTTTAGCAAGGGACGCCGCCGAAGATGGAGAAGTTGATCAGTCCCGACGATATGTTCGCCTTGCACAGCGGATTGCAGAACGAAACCGGCTAGAGCTACCGGAGACGTTCAAGCATTTTACCTGTGATCGATGTGATCTGTACTTGCGTCCGAGCAAAAACGCACAAGTGCGGCTTCATGATGGACGCGTTGTGATGACATGCAGTTGTGGTGAACAGAATAGATATCCCTACAAGGATTAGCCGATTCCCCAAGACTAACCAAGTGGAAAAATTTAGGTAGGAGCATCATAAACGCGTAACAGACGAAATACGCAGTGTATGATTTCTGTAAGGAAACGATGACAGGAACATCGGGAATTATCACGGGAGTATGTGTTGCACATGACCACGCCACGGTTGATGAGATTACTACCGCCGGAGCCGAGAAGCAATGCGAAGATGTCAGGCGATTGCTCAGAAAAAGCGGCGTAAGAGAAGCATTTGCGCTACATACGTGTAATCGGACAGAAGCGTATGTAGTAACAAATGACCCAGAGATGGGAAAGAATGCGCTAAGAGATATTGCACCAAATGTCAGAGATACAGCGGTGCGATACTTAGATCATGACCAAAGCTTAGAGCATTTATTGCGTGTTGCCGCTGGACTGGAGTCAATGGTTGTTGGTGAGGACCAAATCTTAGGCCAAGTCCGCGATGCATACGAAGAGGCTCAAAATGCCGGTGGAATTGGCCCGATGTTCGAACAAGCAGTAACAAAAGCGATCCACGTTGGAGAGCGTGCGCGAGCAGAGACCAAGATCAATGACGGAATTGTGTCGGTTGGAAGTGCTGCCGCAAAGTTTGCATCGGAGGAAGTCAAGTTAACAGAAGCAACAGCAACAGTTGTCGGCGCAGGAGATATGGCTGAGCTGACGGCCAAAGCACTCGAGGTACGGGGTATAAACGAACTAAAGCTTACGAACCGAACACCAGAACGAGCAGAAGATCTTGCACGCCATCTTGAGGTCTCTTGTAATATTATC
This portion of the Salinarchaeum sp. IM2453 genome encodes:
- a CDS encoding phosphatase PAP2 family protein, coding for MNGFPSLVPAYQFYDAQTNEAVRDVVPEPIIWLLTHVTHLGDGAVLVVLGVTLYWFGAGDRRQRAFVLAIATASLAVAAGIKGIFAIPRPETAFTPLEYPGYSFPSAHALGAAAIYGTLAVVLNIWTKRTRILIAGIVIITVMLSRVVIGVHYVEDVIVGALLGTGLVLIGMYFNRNPYSVFTFALVISAVAFVIGSREFTTLAFGASIGGMVGWQYVRDQEFSSSGAAIAVSGILAIPLMLGFRGVELLLFSHWPTEIFMYAVLTAFVLAVPVWAKQVEDWTAVNRLQDSVFSRRQPNIPEMDD
- a CDS encoding TRAM domain-containing protein, whose translation is MDMSDNLLCLFSARVEEKSDKYVIEIPRREIDAETVSPNEIYRVALLDHLSDDEQPQSSSTAPDQPQPPVEIGETRYLEIEDLGKQGDGIARVERGYVIIVPDTDMGDRVKVEITEVKPNFAVAEVIEPEPVS
- a CDS encoding CinA family protein yields the protein MTSTSDAIEKRVGDRLRDRDETVAVAESCTGGLIGSRLTDIPGASDYFDRGYVTYAYGSKLRELAVPRETLDEHGAVSEQTAKAMARGIRDRADTTWGIATTGIAGPAGGTEQNPVGTAYIGIAYAAPWDSGESTVSVSRYVFNGDRREVKQHVATQALTDLFERLQ
- a CDS encoding YkgJ family cysteine cluster protein, encoding MPTLHEELAMAESLNVDALAEAIVDIGFECTQCGACCTAEENAPHTAIIFPDEVRDLKTAERDWEDIARPMPFGFETGADTLEWALQVDDCGDCTFYADGECSVYEQRPLICQTYPFDIDFEHDDQRISHDHLYASECPGLENDISREDARKLAKQIKQRAITDRRESLAVQEQYSTNPHTTDEPAVYDSEGLKHPDGRTFEP
- a CDS encoding ribonuclease P protein component 4, encoding MSTARIAKERIVRLETLARDAAEDGEVDQSRRYVRLAQRIAERNRLELPETFKHFTCDRCDLYLRPSKNAQVRLHDGRVVMTCSCGEQNRYPYKD
- the hemA gene encoding glutamyl-tRNA reductase; the protein is MTGTSGIITGVCVAHDHATVDEITTAGAEKQCEDVRRLLRKSGVREAFALHTCNRTEAYVVTNDPEMGKNALRDIAPNVRDTAVRYLDHDQSLEHLLRVAAGLESMVVGEDQILGQVRDAYEEAQNAGGIGPMFEQAVTKAIHVGERARAETKINDGIVSVGSAAAKFASEEVKLTEATATVVGAGDMAELTAKALEVRGINELKLTNRTPERAEDLARHLEVSCNIIPLSAITSHLPETDIVITSTASSEPLLTDTEFADAGQTIVIDIAQPRDVKPSVDKYEHVTAYDLDALESVTEATQEQRQAAANKVETIVDDELDQLLEQFKRKRADQVIQAMYEGAEEIKEEELQNAIQQAETAGELTDDQKQALEAMADALMNRLLAAPTKSLRDAAAEDDWNTIHTAIELFNPNWDGNNPPQGHKSMSRGHHSGTNASSAEFPHGQSPPSKQGD